In Primulina eburnea isolate SZY01 chromosome 3, ASM2296580v1, whole genome shotgun sequence, one DNA window encodes the following:
- the LOC140827364 gene encoding uncharacterized protein yields the protein MNMSSPQSVRDVQKLTKRIAALSRFISRYAHRSYPFIQVLRKAQKFGWDDKCEQAFQDLKKHLVELHILAKPEPSEKLWIYLSATEFAVSSVLVREERADQKPIYYVSHALRGAHLKYSEVEKIAMALLMTARKLRPYFLSHSIVVLINSPLERKMTHAEVSGRMVKWTVELGEYDIEYKPRVAIKAQALTDFLIEMIQSREEEVWRVFVDGASNLSGCGVGVVLIAPSGEKINLALRIDSRVTNNEVEYEAVLAGLQEEQIKGTYEAKNEKMLKYLGLITTRASPFTDWSIEQIPREENEEADILAKLPASMSDISTREVLCFTRLVLSVDEEVPLIQRCSWMTPLIEYIVHGKLPEYRARAAKIKKQAPRYGIPRKLISDNGRQFQGNKITSWCQEMKIVQSFTSVAYTQANGQTLFYGSEEVIPVEIGQSSIRIESSPSNNDQSRAIELDIVEESRDWVAIRMEACRSRVMKSYNKHVRSRDFQVGDLVKKKVKPMGDVGKLEARWEGPFKIVRRVSSGAAYYLEDSQGHTLKIPCNTFHLKKYYV from the exons ATGAACATGTCTTCCCCTCAATCTGTCCGGGATGTGCAAAAATTAACCAAGAGGATCGCGGCTCTGTCACGCTTCATCTCTCGGTATGCTCATAGAAGCTATCCATTCATCCAAGTTTTGAGAAAAGCACAAAAATTTGGCTGGGATGACAAATGTGAGCAAGCTTTTCAAGACTTGAAGAAGCATCTGGTTGAGTTGCATATTCTGGCAAAACCCGAGCCCAGTGAAAAATTATGGATCTATTTATCCGCCACTGAGTTCGCCGTTAGTTCCGTGCTTGTCAGGGAAGAAAGAGCCGACCAGAAGCCAATATACTATGTCAGTCACGCCCTTCGAGGAGCGCATTTAAAATACAGTGAAGTGGAAAAAATAGCCATGGCCCTGTTGATGACTGCCCGGAAGCTGAGGCCTTATTTTCTCTCACATTCAATTGTGGTCCTCATCAATTCTCCACTCGAGAGGAAAATGACACACGCAGAAGTCTCAGGAAGAATGGTTAAATGGACTGTAGAGCTCGGGGAGTATGACATTGAATATAAACCTCGAGTTGCTATTAAGGCCCAAGCATTAACAGATTTCTTAATAGAGATGATTCAATCGAGAGAAGAAGAGGTATGGAGAGTTTTTGTTGATGGTGCATCGAATTTATCAGGATGTGGAGTGGGGGTGGTCCTGATTGCCCCATCAGGAGAGAAGATCAACCTGGCTCTGAGGATCGACTCCAGGGTCACCAATAATGAAGTAGAGTATGAAGCCGTTCTGGCAGGGTTGCAAGAAGAG CAAATCAAGGGAACATATGAGGCCAAGAACGAGAAAATGCTCAAGTATTTGGGACTCATCACAACCCGGGCTTCCCCTTTTACCGATTGGAGCATTGAACAAATTCCTAGGGAGGAAAATGAAGAAGCTGATATCTTAGCCAAATTGCCTGCCTCCATGTCGGATATAAGCACCCGGGAAGTCCTCTGTTTCACCCGGTTGGTGCTTTCTGTTGACGAAGAAGTACCCCTGATTCAGAGATGCTCGTGGATGACTCCTCTCATTGAATATATAGTCCATGGCAAGCTCCCAGAATATCGGGCCCGAGCCGCAAAAATCAAAAAACAAGCACCCAG ATATGGCATCCCAAGAAAATTGATTTCAGATAATGGGAGGCAATTCCAGGGAAATAAAATCACCTCATGGTGTCAAGAAATGAAGATCGTTCAATCCTTCACCTCAGTGGCCTACACTCAAGCCAATGGCCAAAC CTTGTTCTATGGTTCAGAAGAAGTCATACCTGTGGAGATTGGGCAATCTTCTATTCGGATAGAATCTAGTCCGAGCAACAATGATCAGTCTCGGGCCATTGAGCTTGATATTGTTGAAGAAAGCAGAGATTGGGTAGCTATTCGAATGGAGGCTTGTCGCAGCCGAGTAATGAAATCCTATAACAAGCATGTTCGATCACGAGATTTTCAGGTTGGGGACCTAGTCAAGAAAAAGGTCAAACCAATGGGCGATGTGGGTAAATTAGAAGCACGGTGGGAAGGGCCCTTCAAAATAGTTCGAAGAGTCAGCTCGGGGGCAGCTTATTATCTTGAAGATTCTCAGGGACACACTCTTAAGATACCATGTAATACATTTCATTTGAAGAAATATTATGTTTAA